The following coding sequences are from one Candidatus Anaeroferrophillus wilburensis window:
- a CDS encoding DUF342 domain-containing protein, translated as MSCNLLHHPSARHHQIHKDIAAAMITSQISADRLQATIDITLTPGDEELLTVEYVMQVLAEQQVVAGINEEAIKMFCQQATANPGQSVKGIVAQGIKFVESSQPIYKFYFATRKSIGQVLESGKIDYRDRGAVNFYQPGAVLLKITPGKAGCKGLQVDGTVTEPEPLKHLKKITAGKNVAMETDADGCLIFKSQAAGQANLDGSQVIIENIYHLEGDVNLDTGHIKYQGPVQVSGNLDAGFSIISNNDVFIGKLIDGGSVKAKGDLVVGTGIIGNPEASLTVMGNIKSEYISGVVHCKTKGSIIAEKHIINSSLIAGGAIRCAGKITGECVISAFSGVETGELGSESASRALVEVGNTVFIREQLQKIEQVMTPMVERSIEIVDSIGMPVIIKKDPSLLPPDKREEGTQLLKEYQQIDKQMNLLKKKKVDLEEKIAAASAARVTVHHQVHPGVVIKIGHETYTVDKPLSGPVSFWLDHDNKRITTR; from the coding sequence ATGTCTTGCAACTTACTGCACCATCCTTCGGCCAGACATCACCAGATCCATAAGGACATTGCTGCCGCCATGATCACCTCACAGATAAGTGCCGACCGACTCCAGGCAACCATTGACATCACCCTGACGCCCGGCGATGAAGAACTGTTGACGGTGGAATACGTCATGCAGGTGCTGGCAGAACAGCAGGTGGTAGCCGGCATCAATGAAGAGGCAATCAAGATGTTCTGCCAGCAGGCAACCGCCAACCCAGGCCAGTCCGTCAAGGGCATCGTCGCCCAGGGGATCAAATTTGTCGAAAGCAGCCAGCCCATTTACAAGTTTTACTTTGCCACCCGGAAATCCATCGGTCAGGTACTGGAATCAGGCAAGATTGATTATCGGGACCGTGGGGCTGTCAACTTCTACCAGCCAGGGGCTGTTCTGCTGAAAATCACCCCTGGAAAAGCAGGTTGTAAAGGCCTGCAGGTTGACGGAACAGTCACTGAACCGGAACCACTGAAACATCTGAAAAAAATTACCGCCGGCAAAAACGTTGCCATGGAAACCGATGCGGATGGCTGCCTGATCTTCAAATCCCAGGCAGCCGGGCAGGCCAACCTGGATGGCAGTCAGGTCATCATTGAAAACATCTATCACCTTGAGGGAGATGTGAATCTTGATACCGGCCACATCAAATATCAGGGACCGGTACAGGTAAGCGGCAACCTGGATGCCGGCTTTTCAATCATTTCGAACAATGATGTTTTTATTGGCAAACTTATTGATGGTGGTTCGGTGAAGGCCAAGGGAGACTTGGTGGTCGGCACCGGCATCATCGGCAATCCCGAAGCATCGTTGACCGTGATGGGCAACATCAAATCCGAATACATCAGCGGTGTGGTGCACTGCAAGACAAAAGGCAGTATTATCGCTGAAAAACATATCATCAACAGTTCCCTGATTGCCGGCGGGGCGATCCGTTGTGCCGGCAAAATTACCGGAGAATGCGTCATCTCTGCTTTTTCCGGGGTGGAAACCGGTGAATTGGGTTCGGAAAGCGCCAGTCGCGCACTTGTCGAAGTGGGCAATACCGTCTTCATCCGGGAACAACTACAGAAGATTGAGCAGGTCATGACCCCCATGGTTGAACGTTCCATAGAAATTGTCGATAGCATCGGCATGCCGGTAATCATCAAAAAAGATCCCTCCCTCCTGCCGCCGGACAAACGGGAAGAAGGCACTCAACTGCTTAAAGAATACCAGCAAATTGACAAGCAGATGAACCTGCTGAAAAAGAAAAAAGTGGACCTGGAAGAAAAAATCGCCGCTGCCTCGGCAGCCAGGGTAACCGTCCACCACCAGGTGCATCCGGGCGTCGTGATCAAGATTGGCCATGAAACCTACACCGTGGACAAACCCCTGAGCGGGCCGGTATCTTTCTGGCTCGATCATGACAACAAGCGGATAACCACCCGCTGA
- a CDS encoding NAD(+)/NADH kinase has protein sequence MQTIGIVIKHNNTKALAVGIELTNWLLARGLKVVFDEELACGIPGSTPTRKPDIPQHADVIVVLGGDGTLLSIARLINGQDVPILGVNLGALGFLTAITLDELFMVMTDILQNNYSVSRRMMLTARIYRQQELITTYNVLNDVVINKGAVARIIELETTIDQLYLTTFKADGLIISTPTGSTGYSLSAGGPVVYPTLDSVIVSPICPHTLTNRPLLIPSEVTIETVLTSAGGDVFLTLDGQVGFSLQQNDKIAVTKADHDIKLIKSPTKSYFEVLRTKLKWGERYV, from the coding sequence ATGCAGACCATCGGGATCGTCATTAAACACAATAACACAAAGGCATTGGCAGTCGGCATTGAGCTGACAAACTGGCTCCTTGCCCGAGGGCTCAAGGTTGTTTTTGACGAAGAGCTGGCCTGTGGCATTCCTGGCAGCACCCCCACCCGCAAGCCCGATATCCCCCAACACGCAGATGTCATCGTTGTCCTGGGTGGTGATGGCACCCTGCTGAGCATCGCCCGGCTGATTAATGGGCAGGACGTCCCTATCCTGGGGGTTAATCTTGGCGCTTTGGGATTTCTGACCGCCATCACTCTTGACGAACTGTTCATGGTCATGACCGACATCCTCCAGAACAACTACAGTGTCAGCCGGAGGATGATGCTCACCGCCCGTATTTATCGACAGCAGGAGCTGATCACCACCTATAACGTTCTCAATGATGTGGTGATCAACAAGGGAGCGGTGGCCCGGATCATAGAACTGGAAACAACCATCGACCAACTCTATCTGACTACCTTTAAGGCTGATGGGCTGATCATTTCCACGCCTACGGGATCGACAGGCTATTCCCTGTCCGCCGGCGGCCCCGTGGTCTACCCTACCCTCGACAGTGTTATTGTTTCCCCGATCTGTCCCCATACGTTGACCAATCGGCCGCTGCTGATCCCTTCCGAGGTTACCATCGAAACTGTCCTCACCTCTGCCGGCGGCGATGTTTTCCTCACCTTGGATGGTCAGGTGGGGTTTTCCCTGCAGCAAAATGATAAAATAGCCGTTACCAAGGCCGACCATGACATCAAGCTGATCAAGTCTCCCACCAAAAGCTATTTTGAAGTTTTACGGACAAAATTGAAGTGGGGGGAACGCTATGTCTGA